A single window of Gossypium hirsutum isolate 1008001.06 chromosome A10, Gossypium_hirsutum_v2.1, whole genome shotgun sequence DNA harbors:
- the LOC107953810 gene encoding uncharacterized protein, producing the protein METPVKYMCILVFVVSMTIAGFNGVYGTSNYYGPCGKHDIEKEAQKLAPCTYAAKYFRAPVSERCCTIMEKKLSNPSCLCAILQSRTAYNAGVRPEVAVTIPKRCNIAVRPVGHKCGAFPFV; encoded by the exons ATGGAAACTCCGGTGAAGTACATGTGCATTCTCGTGTTTGTTGTGAGTATGACCATTGCAGGGTTCAATGGAGTGTATGGAACTAGTAATTATTATGGTCCCTGTGGAAAACATGACATCGAGAAGGAGGCTCAGAAGCTGGCTCCATGTACATACGCAGCTAAATATTTCAGAGCTCCTGTTTCCGAGCGTTGCTGCACTATAATGGAGAAAAAGCTCAGCAATCCAAGCTGCCTTTGTGCTATTTTGCAATCTCGTACGGCATACAATGCGGGAGTGAGGCCAGAAGTTGCGGTCACCATTCCAAAACGCTGCAACATTGCTGTTCGTCCTGTCGGTCACAAGTGTGGAG CTTTCCCGTTTGTTTAA